One Triticum dicoccoides isolate Atlit2015 ecotype Zavitan chromosome 3B, WEW_v2.0, whole genome shotgun sequence genomic window, GGGGCTGCGTATACAGCTAAGCTAGCTGCTGCGCCGGCCCGGCTTGGCTGACTTGGAGTGGCTGAGTCTCAGCTACAGTAGCCTGACTTAGCCACTGCGAAGCGTCCGATCCAAAAAGAATGGTCCAGATAGATTCACTGTACAAGAGACTGTTCACCGATGTAGCAGTGTACTGTTTTGCTCCTGTAGGTGTTGTACTGTAGCATCGTACTGTAGCGTCATCTGGTGCGTTGAACAAAAATCTGGCGGTTCAGGTTAGGCAAAGGTAGCGGCACCGTAGCGTGGCTACCTTAGCCACGCAAAGACAGCGAATCCGGAGCGTGCTGCGCGCATTCGCGTTTACTTGTGCTATGGTAAAAACAAATTGTGGTAACAGGGGAAAGGCTGTTTACTTTCGCCAGCGCGCCGTGGCGGCGTGGCGAAAAACATCTTCGCGCGGCGCGTGCGTGTTGCAGTGGCTCACCGACGACCGGAATGGCCCACGGATCCCCCTACCCCTGCGCACCCCCGTCACGCAAAGCCGTCACCACGCTGGAGGTCATTTCAGGGCCCACAGGGCAGCGACCATTGGCACAGGTGCGCGACGGCGGCTAGGTGGCTGCTACTTCCGTAAACAGGTCTCTTCCTCTCCCTCTATGCGAATCTGTTCACAGCAGACGATCGCAGTCATAAAGCAAAACCCAGAACCCAAAGTCCCAAACTCCCCACCTGCtctgctcctctcctctcctcttcccGATTCATCTTCCTCGATCCACCGCAAAATCAATGTTGAAGTGGTGGTGGGTGGGAGCGTTCGGCGCCTTCATGAAGCGCCGGAGcggccgcgcccgcgccgccgcgccgccccccgAGAACGTGGCCCTCGTCGTCGGCTCCACCCTCCTCGACATCGTCGGTGCCGCCCTCCTCGACATCCTCCCGCTCCCCGACACGCCCGGGGGCCCATGGAAGGTCTACGCGCTCTCCCGCCGCCCGCTCCCGCCCTGGTCCGCCGCCCTCCCGCCcgccgtcttccaccaccacctcgacctcgccgaccccgccgccgtcgccgacgccCTCGCGCCCCTCACCGACATCAGCCATGTCTTCTACGTCACCTGGGACCCTCGCCCGACGCACGGTGAGGGCCGCGAGGCCAACGGCGCCATGCTCCGCAACGTCCTCTCCGCTATCGTCCCCAACTGCCCCGGGCTGCTCCACGTCTGCCTCCAGACCAGCCGCAAGCACTACGTCGACCTGTTCGAGCCTCTCAGCGGCGCCCCCCTCGCGCTCCGCCCCTACTCCGAGGACCTCCCGCGCCTCGATTGCCCCGACCTCGAGGACGTCCTCCTCGACGGGCTCGCCAGCAGCAGGCGCGTCACGAGCATCTTCGGCTTCTCCCCACGGAGCGCAAGAAACGCCATCGCCAGCCTCTGCGTCTACGCCGCCATCTGCCGCAAGGAGGGCCTCGTGCTGCGTTGGCCAGGATCCCGCGTCGCCTGGGAGGGCTTCAGCGACGCCTCCGACGCAGAGCTCGTCGCCGAGCACGCACTCTGGGCGGCCATGGAGTCCAATGGCAAGAACGAACCCTTCAACTGCAGCAACGGGGACATCTTCAAGTGGCAGCAGCTATGGCCGATCCTCGCCAACCAATTCGGCGTGGAGTGGACGGGGTACCCGGGGGAGGACCAGCGCTTCATGCTGGAGGAGGCCATGGCCGGGAAGGAGGGCGTGTGGTCGGAGATCGTCAACGAGAACGGGCTCGTGGAGACCGAGCTCAACGAGATCACCAACTGGGGCTGCATCGACGGTATGATCAACATGGAGCGGGAGAACCTGGACACCATGAACAAGAGCATGGAGTACGGATTCTTCGGGTTCTGGAACAAGGTGAGGTTCTTCAATACCTGGATCGACAAAGTGAAGGTTGACAAGA contains:
- the LOC119279384 gene encoding (S)-8-oxocitronellyl enol synthase ISY1-like is translated as MLKWWWVGAFGAFMKRRSGRARAAAPPPENVALVVGSTLLDIVGAALLDILPLPDTPGGPWKVYALSRRPLPPWSAALPPAVFHHHLDLADPAAVADALAPLTDISHVFYVTWDPRPTHGEGREANGAMLRNVLSAIVPNCPGLLHVCLQTSRKHYVDLFEPLSGAPLALRPYSEDLPRLDCPDLEDVLLDGLASSRRVTSIFGFSPRSARNAIASLCVYAAICRKEGLVLRWPGSRVAWEGFSDASDAELVAEHALWAAMESNGKNEPFNCSNGDIFKWQQLWPILANQFGVEWTGYPGEDQRFMLEEAMAGKEGVWSEIVNENGLVETELNEITNWGCIDGMINMERENLDTMNKSMEYGFFGFWNKVRFFNTWIDKVKVDKIVP